One window of Candidatus Nitrosocosmicus arcticus genomic DNA carries:
- a CDS encoding 4Fe-4S dicluster domain-containing protein — MTIDPEFPKNHKVVGKHSTSDGDYTHLVWGPGRADAESSTNREVQDAYKTRGEEYLPLGVHGTFVAVDWDSCISDGACIEACPVQVYQWYRSEQDVPAIEMVNAVSEGTGDDQNREGRKDYTDKPDPIREKACIWCMACVTVCPTTSIKVDEANLPVHDEMLKSFS, encoded by the coding sequence ATGACAATAGATCCAGAGTTTCCAAAAAATCACAAAGTAGTAGGAAAACATTCAACTTCAGATGGAGATTATACTCATTTGGTTTGGGGACCAGGAAGAGCAGATGCAGAATCCTCTACCAATAGGGAAGTTCAAGATGCATACAAAACAAGAGGAGAAGAATATCTCCCCTTGGGCGTCCATGGAACATTTGTAGCGGTAGACTGGGATTCATGTATTTCTGACGGAGCATGTATCGAGGCTTGTCCTGTTCAAGTATATCAATGGTACAGGTCAGAACAGGATGTTCCAGCAATAGAAATGGTAAATGCGGTAAGTGAAGGGACCGGAGATGATCAGAACAGAGAGGGCAGAAAAGATTATACTGACAAACCAGATCCCATTAGAGAAAAAGCGTGTATTTGGTGTATGGCCTGTGTGACAGTATGTCCCACTACTTCCATTAAGGTAGATGAAGCAAATTTACCCGTTCATGATGAAATGCTAAAATCATTTAGTTGA